From Streptomyces sp. Edi4, one genomic window encodes:
- a CDS encoding FAD-dependent oxidoreductase, which yields MTSSPLPSGHDVVVLGGGVAGCVLAARLSEDPRRSVCLVEAGPDYGPGQQGWPASLLNARALPRDDVWERHTAFYRIRARVLGGSSCVNGAWNTWGSNADHAEWTRAGGERWSAPALEPYRRRAVDRMRLRAAPDEELSAWASAALEAAGELGYPEVDMGAPGAPGRGRPLLNAVDGVRFNAALAYLDAQVRARPNLTVLSGALVDRLVVHGGRVRGVRVILDGRPSTLVADTHVLACGTYGSPAVLLRSGIGPEAHLRLNGIRCEVDLPGVGANLSDQPGVFVPRSPTPELDAALAAGEAAGNLYVSRMLVRAAGEYCPDGAWNLHLLPTAGPPLFGKLAPGRYEAGISAFLMKPVSRGHVRLRSADPCEPPVIEPAFLTDPDGRDAAVLRSGLRKAQQLADALAELAGPSDPVPAHTLSDADLRARVGTYWHPVGTCAMGPADEPGSVTDGQGAVYGVRGLRVADASVLPTVPAANTQLPVLAVAEMLADTLRA from the coding sequence ATGACCAGTTCCCCTCTCCCGTCCGGCCACGACGTCGTCGTCCTGGGCGGCGGAGTGGCCGGATGCGTCCTGGCGGCGCGTCTGAGCGAGGACCCCCGCCGGTCGGTGTGCCTCGTGGAGGCGGGCCCCGACTACGGACCCGGGCAGCAGGGGTGGCCCGCCTCCCTGCTCAATGCCCGCGCCCTGCCGCGCGACGACGTGTGGGAGCGCCACACCGCCTTCTACCGCATCCGGGCCCGGGTCCTCGGCGGTTCGTCCTGCGTCAACGGCGCCTGGAACACCTGGGGTTCAAACGCCGACCACGCCGAGTGGACGCGCGCGGGCGGCGAACGGTGGTCGGCGCCGGCGCTGGAGCCCTACCGGCGCCGCGCGGTGGACCGTATGCGTCTGCGCGCCGCCCCGGACGAAGAGCTCTCGGCGTGGGCATCGGCCGCGCTGGAGGCGGCCGGTGAACTGGGTTATCCGGAAGTGGACATGGGCGCCCCCGGCGCGCCGGGCCGTGGCCGGCCGCTGCTCAACGCGGTGGACGGGGTGCGCTTCAACGCCGCCCTCGCCTACCTGGACGCACAGGTGCGGGCGCGGCCCAACCTGACGGTCCTCAGCGGCGCCCTGGTGGACCGGCTGGTCGTCCACGGGGGCAGGGTCCGTGGCGTACGCGTCATCCTGGACGGCCGGCCCTCGACGCTGGTGGCGGACACCCATGTGCTGGCCTGCGGCACCTACGGCTCCCCCGCCGTGCTTCTGCGCAGCGGCATCGGACCTGAGGCGCACCTGAGGTTGAACGGCATCCGGTGCGAGGTGGATCTGCCGGGCGTCGGCGCCAACCTATCCGACCAGCCTGGTGTCTTCGTGCCGCGCTCCCCCACCCCCGAACTGGACGCGGCCCTTGCGGCCGGCGAGGCGGCGGGAAACCTCTACGTCAGCCGCATGCTGGTCCGCGCCGCCGGCGAGTACTGCCCCGACGGCGCGTGGAATCTGCACCTGCTCCCCACGGCGGGGCCGCCGCTGTTCGGCAAGCTGGCGCCGGGCCGGTACGAGGCCGGGATCTCCGCCTTCCTGATGAAACCGGTCTCCCGTGGACACGTGCGGCTGCGCTCGGCCGATCCCTGCGAGCCGCCCGTGATCGAGCCCGCCTTCCTGACGGACCCGGACGGCCGGGACGCGGCGGTGCTGCGCTCGGGACTGCGCAAGGCGCAGCAACTGGCCGACGCCCTGGCCGAGTTGGCCGGCCCCAGCGATCCGGTACCGGCGCACACGCTGTCCGACGCGGACCTGCGCGCACGGGTCGGGACCTACTGGCACCCGGTGGGGACCTGCGCCATGGGCCCGGCGGACGAGCCGGGGTCGGTGACCGACGGACAGGGAGCGGTGTACGGCGTGCGGGGCCTGCGGGTCGCCGACGCCTCCGTGCTGCCGACCGTTCCCGCCGCCAACACCCAACTCCCGGTCCTGGCCGTCGCGGAGATGCTGGCCGACACCCTGCGCGCCTGA
- a CDS encoding AMP-binding protein: MSSETQAFRPYVTENLQALETDPRREVLFHQGRRVTAGEFRDLVHRMARALRAHGVDRGQTVTLLCGNLPETIAVRYAAHLIGCRVNHLYNKLSAESQAAIVRDVETRALVVDPRHVERAAEITALAPVPAVLVLGPVKPVALGAADAVGVDLLELAAGQPAEAVVSTARPDDVCTIRHTGGTTGHPKGICTTYEQVRAFRKTTADSEEQPPRLLVCTTLAHAAGMITDSVLRDGGCVVLLEDFDAAAVLEAIERERITHLFLLPPLLYQLMDHPDSAVRDTSSLRSISYGGCQSSPARIADAIRRFGPVLVQFYGQNEAGGISLLTPEDHDLDRPDRLRSAGKVLPEVEVAIRDESGRDLPVGEHGEICVRSAMLMKEYWKQPELTARVLRDGWLHTGDIGFLDAEGYLTVVDRIKDMIVVVGGHVYTTELEDLLNSHPEVQQSAVFGVRDADRMERVHAAVVPVPGSALDARQLRDLVRAQRGAMYEPADITFVDALPLTDAGKPDKKQLRAVAEREFSAV; the protein is encoded by the coding sequence ATGTCATCAGAGACCCAGGCCTTCCGTCCGTACGTAACGGAGAATCTCCAAGCGCTGGAGACGGATCCCCGGCGGGAAGTCCTTTTCCATCAGGGGCGCCGGGTCACGGCTGGCGAGTTCCGCGACCTCGTGCACCGCATGGCACGGGCGCTGCGCGCGCACGGCGTCGACCGGGGGCAGACCGTCACGCTGCTGTGCGGCAACCTGCCGGAGACCATCGCCGTGCGGTACGCGGCCCATCTCATCGGGTGCCGGGTCAACCACCTCTACAACAAGCTTTCGGCCGAATCGCAGGCCGCCATCGTGCGCGACGTAGAGACCCGCGCCTTGGTCGTCGACCCCCGCCACGTGGAACGGGCCGCCGAGATCACCGCGTTGGCGCCCGTGCCGGCCGTCCTCGTGCTCGGCCCGGTGAAGCCGGTGGCCTTGGGCGCGGCGGACGCGGTGGGCGTGGACCTCCTGGAGCTCGCGGCCGGACAGCCGGCCGAGGCGGTGGTCAGCACTGCGCGGCCCGACGACGTGTGCACGATCCGCCACACGGGCGGCACCACCGGCCACCCCAAGGGCATCTGCACCACCTATGAGCAGGTCCGCGCCTTCCGGAAGACGACGGCGGACTCCGAGGAGCAGCCCCCGAGGCTGCTGGTGTGCACCACCCTCGCGCACGCCGCGGGAATGATCACCGACTCCGTCCTGCGCGACGGCGGATGCGTCGTGCTGCTCGAGGACTTCGACGCCGCCGCCGTTCTCGAGGCCATCGAGCGCGAGCGCATCACCCATCTCTTCCTGCTGCCGCCCCTGCTCTACCAGCTGATGGACCACCCCGACTCGGCCGTGCGCGACACGTCGTCCCTGCGCAGCATCTCCTACGGGGGCTGCCAGTCCTCCCCCGCCCGCATCGCCGACGCCATTCGCCGCTTCGGCCCGGTGCTCGTGCAGTTCTACGGCCAGAACGAGGCCGGCGGCATCAGTCTGCTCACGCCCGAGGACCACGACCTCGATCGCCCGGACCGGCTGCGCTCGGCGGGCAAGGTGCTGCCCGAGGTCGAGGTGGCCATCCGCGACGAGAGCGGCCGCGACCTCCCGGTGGGTGAGCACGGCGAGATCTGCGTACGCTCCGCCATGCTGATGAAGGAGTACTGGAAGCAGCCCGAGCTGACCGCGCGGGTGCTGCGGGACGGCTGGCTGCACACCGGGGACATCGGATTCCTCGACGCCGAGGGGTACTTGACGGTCGTCGACCGCATCAAGGACATGATCGTGGTCGTCGGCGGCCATGTGTACACCACCGAGCTCGAGGACCTGCTCAACTCGCATCCCGAGGTCCAGCAGAGCGCCGTCTTCGGGGTCCGGGACGCCGACCGCATGGAGCGGGTGCACGCGGCGGTGGTCCCGGTGCCCGGCAGCGCCCTCGACGCGCGGCAGCTGCGCGATCTGGTCCGTGCGCAACGCGGCGCGATGTACGAGCCCGCCGACATCACCTTCGTCGACGCGCTGCCGTTGACCGACGCCGGCAAGCCCGACAAGAAGCAGCTGCGCGCCGTGGCCGAGCGGGAGTTCAGCGCGGTCTGA
- a CDS encoding immunity 49 family protein, whose amino-acid sequence MTSQHVHGLGPREYGEGEERLGGDSVEELLGGAHPRLLSVDSVTPELAGVLSYARMVTDGLVFVYALDLPDTVRVLTDPDVRRVEPETLGAAAYRNLMAVPAEHEEVAVGSGTVLHSVHGDSHFVASKVLYLPETVRDLTGDPLPDEGALVAMPSRHHFVYHPMADGSVVDALNSLAAYALGAYEDSGEAALSPRVHWWHRGRMVSLSRIDHDARTFSLDPPEHLLAVMTGLLRLDRSGRLATRASARAMPPSSAELARTTAQLIADLGQDEARPGEAFGAAMALALTQCAADPHAALPETWNAWATSVRLGSAWFTGAQAQECHLGEDLVAPLAALPAEPPADARAWLDALYLALVCRQWERIGRLCHVPLDRLREDDSVDEYVLHWADTLQSFFSGRPMDDTVGKLLATMRATTPDAVTHAPMDYVNRIDYAPVALFHAVVAADHDAFTRTLAEAVEQHAAHWGDSRAPRAVVALGPLAMASLAHDYDFPLAPGLPYLPTYLLNRERVEDIL is encoded by the coding sequence ATGACATCACAGCACGTCCACGGTCTCGGTCCGCGCGAGTACGGCGAGGGCGAGGAACGCCTCGGCGGGGACAGCGTCGAGGAGCTGCTGGGCGGCGCTCACCCCCGGCTGCTGTCCGTGGATTCGGTCACCCCCGAGCTGGCCGGCGTGCTCAGCTACGCGCGGATGGTGACGGACGGGCTCGTCTTCGTCTACGCCCTGGACCTGCCGGACACCGTACGCGTCCTGACCGACCCGGACGTCCGAAGGGTGGAGCCCGAGACGCTGGGCGCGGCGGCGTACCGGAACTTGATGGCTGTCCCCGCCGAACACGAGGAAGTGGCCGTCGGGTCGGGGACGGTGCTGCACTCCGTCCATGGCGACTCGCACTTCGTCGCGAGCAAGGTCCTCTACCTGCCGGAGACGGTCCGCGACCTCACCGGCGATCCCCTCCCCGACGAGGGCGCACTGGTGGCGATGCCGAGCCGGCATCATTTCGTCTACCACCCCATGGCCGACGGGTCGGTGGTCGACGCCCTCAACAGCCTGGCCGCGTACGCCCTCGGCGCGTACGAGGACAGTGGCGAGGCCGCGCTTTCGCCACGGGTCCACTGGTGGCACCGGGGCCGCATGGTCTCGCTCTCCAGGATCGATCACGACGCGCGGACGTTCTCCCTCGATCCGCCGGAGCACCTGCTCGCCGTCATGACGGGTCTGCTCCGCCTGGACCGCTCAGGACGCCTCGCCACCCGCGCCTCGGCCCGGGCGATGCCGCCCTCGAGCGCCGAACTGGCCCGTACGACAGCCCAGTTGATCGCGGATCTGGGGCAGGACGAGGCGCGGCCCGGTGAGGCGTTCGGCGCGGCCATGGCCCTGGCGCTCACCCAGTGTGCGGCCGACCCGCACGCGGCGCTCCCGGAGACCTGGAACGCCTGGGCCACCTCGGTGCGGCTGGGATCCGCGTGGTTCACCGGCGCGCAAGCGCAGGAGTGCCACCTCGGCGAAGACCTCGTCGCGCCGCTGGCCGCCCTGCCCGCCGAACCGCCCGCTGACGCCCGGGCCTGGCTCGACGCCCTGTATCTGGCGCTGGTGTGCCGCCAGTGGGAGCGGATCGGCCGCCTGTGCCACGTGCCCCTCGATCGGCTGCGTGAGGACGACTCGGTGGACGAGTACGTCCTGCACTGGGCCGACACCCTGCAATCGTTCTTCTCCGGCCGGCCCATGGACGACACGGTGGGCAAACTGCTCGCCACCATGCGGGCCACCACGCCGGACGCGGTGACGCACGCGCCGATGGACTACGTGAACCGGATCGACTACGCGCCCGTCGCCCTCTTCCACGCCGTCGTCGCGGCCGACCACGACGCGTTCACCCGGACGCTCGCCGAAGCCGTCGAACAGCACGCCGCCCACTGGGGCGACTCCAGGGCGCCGCGCGCGGTGGTGGCACTCGGCCCGCTCGCGATGGCGAGCCTCGCCCACGACTACGACTTCCCGCTCGCCCCCGGCCTGCCGTACCTGCCCACGTACCTGCTCAACCGGGAACGGGTCGAAGACATCCTGTGA
- a CDS encoding aldo/keto reductase, producing the protein MKTIAFPQTELRASNVVLGLMRIAGLEDEDIRTLYGSARDAGINTFDHADIYGPTRHACEERFGGALTLSPAERESIVIQSKVGIRPGFFDFSKEHIVRTAEESLAALGTDYLDVLLLHRPDTLVEPEEVAAAFDELHAAGKVVNFGVSNHTPGQIELLKTAVRRPLVANQVQLSITHCPLIASGIAANMGGLDQSIDRDHGLLDYARLHGITLQAWSPFQKGFFDGVFIGDRDNYPELNLVLDELAAKYGVTPTGIAVAWITRHPANMQVVLGTTNPARVAQSAAGSDLPLTREEWYRLFRAAGHTLP; encoded by the coding sequence ATGAAGACCATCGCCTTCCCCCAGACCGAACTGCGGGCCTCCAATGTCGTCCTGGGCCTGATGCGCATCGCCGGACTCGAGGACGAGGACATCCGCACCCTGTACGGCAGTGCGCGGGACGCCGGGATCAACACCTTCGACCACGCCGACATCTACGGGCCCACGCGCCACGCGTGCGAGGAGCGCTTCGGCGGGGCCCTCACGCTCTCCCCCGCCGAACGCGAGTCGATCGTCATCCAGAGCAAGGTCGGCATCCGGCCCGGGTTCTTCGACTTCTCCAAGGAACACATCGTGCGGACCGCCGAGGAGTCGCTTGCCGCCCTCGGCACCGACTATCTCGACGTGCTGCTCCTGCACCGCCCCGACACCCTCGTGGAGCCCGAGGAGGTGGCAGCGGCCTTCGACGAACTGCACGCGGCCGGCAAAGTCGTCAACTTCGGCGTCTCCAACCACACACCCGGCCAGATCGAACTGCTCAAGACGGCCGTCAGGCGTCCGCTGGTGGCCAACCAGGTCCAACTGAGCATCACGCACTGCCCGTTGATCGCCTCGGGGATCGCGGCGAACATGGGCGGTCTCGACCAGTCCATCGACCGCGACCACGGTCTCCTTGACTACGCGCGGCTGCACGGCATCACGCTCCAGGCATGGTCACCGTTCCAGAAGGGCTTCTTCGACGGGGTCTTCATCGGCGACCGGGACAACTACCCGGAGCTCAACCTGGTCCTGGACGAACTGGCCGCGAAGTACGGGGTGACACCGACAGGCATCGCCGTCGCATGGATCACGCGTCACCCGGCGAACATGCAGGTGGTGCTCGGCACCACCAACCCGGCCCGGGTCGCGCAGTCCGCGGCGGGCTCGGACCTCCCCCTCACCCGCGAGGAGTGGTACCGCCTCTTCCGCGCCGCGGGCCACACACTCCCGTAG
- a CDS encoding hemerythrin domain-containing protein: MPTTDAIVMLREGHKEIRRLIRSYRACQDPDVVRRLVRVQAVYAYIECEGMYPRVSVLAPETERTILTLREEHHIIEVLAAELHEMRPEDIAFDAKARLMMDLVERHMDAEDDAWFPHVRSVVGRKELREIGAWMAMLAERAPQRPQRPSRRGEWDTVAA, encoded by the coding sequence ATGCCCACCACTGACGCGATCGTGATGCTGCGGGAAGGCCACAAGGAGATCAGGCGGCTGATCCGCTCCTACCGCGCCTGCCAGGACCCCGACGTGGTCCGCCGGCTCGTGCGGGTGCAGGCGGTGTACGCGTACATCGAGTGCGAGGGCATGTACCCCCGGGTGTCCGTCCTCGCTCCCGAGACCGAGCGGACCATCCTCACCCTGCGCGAGGAGCACCACATCATCGAAGTGCTCGCGGCGGAGCTGCATGAGATGCGCCCCGAGGACATCGCCTTCGACGCCAAGGCCCGTCTCATGATGGACCTGGTGGAACGGCACATGGACGCCGAGGACGACGCGTGGTTCCCGCACGTCAGGAGCGTCGTGGGACGCAAGGAGCTGCGGGAGATCGGCGCGTGGATGGCGATGCTCGCCGAACGGGCGCCGCAGCGGCCGCAGCGCCCGAGCCGGCGCGGTGAGTGGGACACGGTGGCCGCGTGA
- a CDS encoding acetyl-CoA C-acetyltransferase encodes MSGSVILAGARTPTGRLLGALKDFSGAQLGAVAIKAALERAGVAPEQVEYTIMGQVLTAGAGQIPARQAAVGAGIPMSVPALTVNKVCLSGVDSIALADQLIRAGEFDLVVAGGQESMSQAPHVLPHSRAGFKAGDVQMIDHMIHDGLFCPFDQVGMGVSTEKYNSRYPGVTREKQDAFAAASHQRAAAAAAAGRFAEEMAPVTVPQRKGDPVVCDADEGVRPDTTTEVLAKLRPVYAADGTITAGTASQISDGAAAVVVASRAKAEELGLPWIAEIGAHGVVAGPDASLHEQPSNAIRAALAKAKLEVSDLDLVEINEAFSAVGIVSTEQLGLSPDIVNVDGGAIALGHPIGASGARLVVHLAYELRRRGGGLGAAALCGGGGQGDALLIRVPSA; translated from the coding sequence GTGTCCGGTTCCGTCATCCTCGCTGGGGCCCGCACCCCCACCGGTCGCCTGCTCGGGGCTCTGAAGGACTTCTCCGGTGCTCAGCTCGGAGCCGTCGCGATCAAGGCGGCCCTGGAGCGCGCCGGGGTGGCACCCGAGCAGGTGGAGTACACGATCATGGGGCAGGTGCTGACGGCGGGCGCCGGCCAGATCCCGGCCCGCCAGGCCGCCGTGGGCGCCGGCATCCCGATGAGCGTCCCGGCGCTGACCGTCAACAAGGTGTGCCTCTCCGGGGTCGACTCCATCGCCCTGGCCGACCAGCTGATCAGGGCCGGCGAGTTCGACCTGGTGGTGGCGGGTGGCCAGGAGTCCATGTCGCAGGCGCCGCACGTGCTTCCCCACTCGCGCGCGGGCTTCAAGGCCGGCGACGTGCAGATGATCGACCACATGATCCACGACGGCCTGTTCTGCCCGTTCGACCAGGTGGGCATGGGCGTCTCGACCGAGAAGTACAACAGCCGCTACCCCGGGGTGACCCGCGAGAAGCAGGACGCCTTCGCCGCGGCCTCGCACCAGCGGGCCGCCGCGGCGGCCGCCGCGGGGCGCTTCGCCGAGGAAATGGCGCCCGTCACGGTCCCCCAGCGCAAGGGCGACCCCGTGGTGTGCGACGCCGACGAGGGGGTGCGCCCGGACACCACGACGGAGGTCCTGGCGAAGCTGCGCCCCGTCTACGCCGCCGACGGCACCATCACGGCGGGCACCGCCTCCCAGATCTCCGACGGCGCGGCCGCCGTGGTCGTGGCGAGCAGGGCCAAGGCCGAGGAGCTTGGTCTGCCCTGGATCGCCGAGATCGGCGCCCACGGCGTGGTGGCGGGGCCGGACGCGAGCCTGCACGAGCAGCCGTCGAACGCGATCAGGGCCGCGCTGGCCAAGGCCAAGCTGGAGGTGTCCGACCTGGACCTGGTGGAGATCAACGAGGCGTTCTCCGCCGTGGGCATCGTCTCCACCGAGCAGCTGGGCCTCAGCCCGGACATCGTCAACGTCGACGGCGGCGCCATCGCACTCGGCCACCCGATCGGCGCTTCCGGCGCCCGGCTCGTCGTGCACCTGGCGTACGAGCTGCGCCGGCGTGGCGGCGGCCTCGGCGCGGCGGCGCTCTGCGGTGGCGGCGGGCAGGGCGACGCCCTCCTGATCCGCGTGCCGTCCGCCTGA
- a CDS encoding MFS transporter, with the protein MPDEPAEPIRASQEVSPARVLALCSGASFMAFLDLSIISIAFPDILADFPSTSLNTMTWVLSGYTILLAAVLTPAGRIADSVGRRTVFIWSLAAFTAASLVCAVAPSIWWLIAARVVQGAAAGGMIPAALGLILATTPRERIARAVGTWSAVAGFSAVIGPAAGGLLLRAFGWRSVFYINLPLCGAMLIAAVVMLPKQRWRGTGDRLPDAVGSVALALGIGGVVSALTEGDTWGWTDARTIGLGLVGLALVGVTVLRSRAHPAPALEMSVWRSPVFRTANLGLGLLNMTMFAWMLAAPLFAADIWHWSVLTTAGALSVGAVSSMAGSLAAGRLSRPTTQVKVAVLGALSFTGSNAIWASSLFGATPNFLGGWLPASILGGGGLGLAITCLSSLAAGTVPPAKFAGGLGMTLTVRQVGGSVGVAGFASIMASGSAPGGIPSFHHVYDAAMAVNILCAAVVCTMLIVLRPKPAPAAPAPAPASQDSGATPAP; encoded by the coding sequence ATGCCCGACGAGCCGGCTGAGCCCATACGCGCATCGCAGGAGGTCAGCCCCGCCCGCGTCCTGGCACTGTGCAGCGGCGCGAGCTTCATGGCCTTCCTCGACCTCTCGATCATCAGCATCGCCTTCCCCGACATCCTGGCCGACTTCCCGAGCACGTCGCTCAACACCATGACGTGGGTCCTCAGCGGCTATACGATCCTGCTCGCGGCCGTGCTCACGCCCGCCGGAAGGATCGCCGACAGCGTGGGCCGGCGCACCGTCTTCATCTGGTCCCTCGCCGCCTTCACCGCCGCCTCCCTCGTCTGCGCCGTGGCCCCGTCCATCTGGTGGCTCATCGCGGCGCGCGTCGTCCAGGGCGCGGCGGCCGGCGGCATGATCCCGGCCGCCCTCGGCCTGATCCTCGCCACGACGCCGCGCGAACGCATCGCCCGCGCCGTCGGCACCTGGTCGGCGGTGGCCGGCTTCTCCGCCGTCATCGGACCGGCCGCCGGCGGCCTGCTGCTGCGAGCATTCGGCTGGCGCTCGGTGTTCTACATCAACCTGCCGCTGTGCGGCGCGATGCTGATCGCCGCCGTGGTGATGCTGCCGAAGCAGCGCTGGCGCGGGACCGGCGACCGGCTGCCGGACGCGGTGGGCAGCGTCGCGCTCGCGCTCGGCATCGGCGGCGTGGTCAGCGCGCTCACCGAGGGGGACACCTGGGGCTGGACGGACGCCCGCACCATCGGGCTCGGCCTCGTCGGCCTCGCGCTGGTCGGCGTGACCGTGCTGCGCTCGCGCGCCCATCCGGCGCCGGCCCTGGAGATGTCGGTCTGGCGCAGCCCCGTCTTCCGCACCGCAAACCTCGGCCTCGGCCTGCTCAACATGACCATGTTCGCCTGGATGCTGGCCGCTCCGCTGTTCGCGGCCGACATCTGGCACTGGTCGGTCCTCACGACGGCCGGCGCCCTGAGCGTCGGGGCCGTCTCCTCGATGGCCGGCTCCCTGGCCGCCGGCCGGCTCAGCCGGCCCACGACCCAGGTGAAGGTGGCCGTGCTCGGCGCCCTGTCCTTCACCGGCAGCAACGCCATCTGGGCGTCGAGTCTCTTCGGCGCCACCCCCAACTTCCTGGGCGGCTGGCTCCCCGCGTCGATCCTGGGCGGTGGCGGTCTCGGCCTCGCCATCACCTGTCTGTCCTCGCTCGCGGCCGGGACGGTGCCGCCGGCCAAGTTCGCCGGCGGGCTCGGCATGACACTGACGGTGCGCCAGGTCGGCGGTTCGGTCGGCGTCGCCGGGTTCGCCTCGATCATGGCGTCGGGCTCGGCCCCCGGCGGAATCCCGTCCTTCCACCACGTCTACGACGCCGCGATGGCCGTGAACATCCTGTGCGCGGCGGTGGTGTGCACGATGCTCATCGTGCTCAGGCCGAAGCCCGCGCCTGCGGCCCCGGCCCCGGCCCCGGCCTCGCAGGACAGCGGGGCCACGCCCGCCCCGTAA